In [Phormidium] sp. ETS-05, the genomic window TGCGATATAATTTAAAATTCCTGATGCCCAAGAAGAAACGCGGGTATTCCAGGCTAACTCACCGTAAACTGAGCCGCGATCGCCGCCAGAGACGATACCGGCAAGCAGTCCATTAATAAACAGCCCCCCACCACTATCGCCATGAGCTGTGGTATATTCCCAATCCAGAGCATAGGGTGAGCCAGCGCGATTTCCGTAAGGCCAATTGGGATTGTCAAAATCGGTGTAAAGAAGTCGGTTGCCCCAGCCACCAACTAGATCAATCGCATTGTCTCCGGCTCGCTTGGTGCTGCTGCGATATACCTCGCCCGTATAGCCATTGCCAGTATTACCGAAGCCGACGTAAGTCCCAATTTGACCTACTTCATAGCGCCCAGTGTAAAGTGAGGATGGCGTAACATTCCGAACGGCTTGGTTGAGCTGGACTAAAGCGATATCGCCACCATAAGACGAATTTCCACGGGTTCTCGTCCAGTCTTGAGTAACGATCGCCCTAGTCACAGAGTATGATCGGCCACCAACAGAGAAAGAAGCTCGGTTCGCAAAAAAGCTCTCATTATATTCAGCGAAGCAGTGTGCAGCAGTCAATACCCACTGCGATCCAATAAGAGTTCCTGAACAGCTACTACCTACATAGCCACTATAAGTAGAAAGGTAGCCGACGCTATTAAACCACTGCCCATACTGTTGATATACCGAATCCGGTCGATCGTGCCGAATCGTGCCTGCTTCTGCGGTGGCGATCGCGCCGGTTATCGTCACTGCCACCGTTGCCGCTGTCGTCAAAACGCGGTTAAAACTTGACAACAGCTTGCTGTCATATGTTAGATTTTTCATGGTCAATATTCCTCCCCAAAATATTCATTTTGCTAGCTTATGTCAATTAGACCAGGGATTTACCATGATTTACCTTCACCAAATTTTGCCGCCTCTGCTGATTTGGCTTGACTTTTTTTGGTAATTACAAAATAACTACCTATCATTAACATGGCAACTCCAGCAGATGGGTCGGGGACCGAAACCATATTGGGCTGAGACGGGCTACTGACATTCTTACAATTATTAGCACAAACCGGTTTTGGCCCCGATGAAGGGTCATTTATAGAGTAAACCGGG contains:
- a CDS encoding trypsin-like serine protease, which codes for MKNLTYDSKLLSSFNRVLTTAATVAVTITGAIATAEAGTIRHDRPDSVYQQYGQWFNSVGYLSTYSGYVGSSCSGTLIGSQWVLTAAHCFAEYNESFFANRASFSVGGRSYSVTRAIVTQDWTRTRGNSSYGGDIALVQLNQAVRNVTPSSLYTGRYEVGQIGTYVGFGNTGNGYTGEVYRSSTKRAGDNAIDLVGGWGNRLLYTDFDNPNWPYGNRAGSPYALDWEYTTAHGDSGGGLFINGLLAGIVSGGDRGSVYGELAWNTRVSSWASGILNYIASFSGYSNARRVNPATYGFSSTRLGGYSDNNSGSQSEFEGMPEFEVYEDNFGVKSVPEPLTVFGNLLALGGLSRWRRIASEKKV